From a region of the Synechococcus sp. PCC 7502 genome:
- a CDS encoding protein kinase, protein MEIYCTRPTCNHINVFPDLSTGNTLKTVTQKFCIKCGMPLILGGRYITERLLARGGFGAAYLARDRYTPAMRKCVVKQLLPTGLNPDQMEFAKELFDREGAVLEELGRHPQIPDLLAFFEVPVSGYQSSKEEIYFYLVQEFIDGITLEKVTEQYGALPEAEVTRIMQSLLPVLQFVHDNNSIHRDIKPSNIMLKNADDQLYLLDFGAVKQATIAAASQKSTGIFTPGFGAPEQMRGDKVFPSTDLYAFAATCIVLLTGKQPEDLFNANTNRWDWRKDAQVSSKLADILDRMLENAPSDRYASAQAVLNALNANSSSVPAPIPTPIANQAINQPQSLQTTNQPANQQISQPPQPARRLPKALVLPPLQPQLIAAFLIGFEAGLLGVVANTVGGLFIGLYPSLMIVAGIILAILFLRISQTLDNKDLTAGVVLTVLIVFGVQFLFQLNLPPLEIIALLSAIAGVSLVAVTSLFRLIYTFLFSLL, encoded by the coding sequence GTGGAAATATATTGCACTCGACCCACCTGCAACCATATCAATGTATTCCCAGACCTCAGTACAGGTAATACGCTTAAAACTGTTACCCAAAAATTTTGTATTAAATGCGGCATGCCTTTGATCTTGGGAGGGCGATACATCACCGAACGGCTTTTGGCGCGGGGAGGATTTGGTGCCGCCTATTTAGCCCGCGATCGCTATACCCCTGCTATGCGGAAATGTGTAGTCAAGCAACTTTTACCAACGGGTTTAAATCCCGATCAAATGGAGTTTGCCAAGGAGCTTTTTGATCGAGAAGGGGCAGTGTTAGAAGAACTGGGTCGGCATCCGCAAATTCCTGATTTGTTAGCATTTTTTGAAGTACCCGTCAGTGGCTATCAATCATCTAAGGAGGAAATTTACTTTTATTTAGTGCAAGAGTTCATTGATGGGATTACCTTAGAAAAAGTGACCGAGCAGTATGGAGCATTACCAGAGGCAGAGGTAACAAGAATTATGCAAAGTCTCTTACCAGTGCTGCAATTTGTCCATGACAATAACTCGATCCATCGAGATATTAAGCCCTCAAATATCATGCTCAAAAATGCTGATGATCAGTTGTATCTTCTGGATTTTGGTGCGGTAAAGCAGGCAACCATTGCTGCTGCCAGTCAAAAATCTACGGGCATATTTACTCCCGGTTTTGGTGCGCCTGAACAAATGCGTGGGGATAAGGTCTTTCCTTCTACGGATTTATATGCCTTTGCTGCCACCTGTATAGTGCTGTTAACGGGTAAACAACCTGAAGATTTATTTAATGCCAATACCAATCGATGGGACTGGAGGAAAGATGCTCAAGTTAGTTCTAAGTTGGCTGATATTTTAGATCGAATGTTAGAAAATGCCCCCAGCGATCGCTATGCTTCGGCACAAGCAGTTTTAAATGCCCTTAATGCTAACTCTAGTTCAGTTCCTGCCCCAATTCCCACCCCTATAGCTAATCAAGCCATTAATCAGCCACAATCACTGCAAACAACTAATCAACCAGCAAATCAGCAGATTAGTCAGCCTCCACAACCTGCACGCAGATTACCCAAGGCTCTAGTACTTCCACCTTTACAGCCCCAATTAATTGCCGCTTTTTTAATCGGTTTTGAAGCGGGACTCCTAGGGGTTGTTGCGAATACCGTGGGAGGATTATTCATTGGTCTTTATCCTAGTCTGATGATTGTAGCGGGTATAATCTTAGCAATTTTATTTCTCCGTATTTCTCAAACTCTTGATAATAAGGACTTGACTGCTGGAGTTGTACTTACGGTGCTAATTGTGTTTGGCGTACAGTTTTTATTTCAGCTAAATTTGCCACCCCTAGAAATTATTGCCCTTCTCAGTGCGATCGCAGGCGTGAGTCTAGTTGCAGTGACTAGTTTATTTCGCTTAATTTATACATTTCTGTTTTCTTTACTTTAA
- a CDS encoding response regulator — MSDRPEPFKGDILVVDDTPDNLRLLASMLSEQGYKVRKAINGQLALMAAQSAPPDLILLDINMPDMDGYEVCERLKRDVQTLDIPVIFISALDDVLDKVKAFSVGGVDYVTKPFQLQEVLARMDNQLVVRRLQKHLQDQNLQLKQLLRDRIRAQESLRQAEEKYRAIFDNAIEGIFQTSAEGEYLNANQALANIYGYGSADELIDDFNSNDVKPYVSMSLRKEFENTLQEFGFVSGFESQIYRRDGSTAWIRESINAVRDQQDEVIFYVGTVEDISDRRSAEIAESARQNMDQLQTIAQAIPLPVLISRTADGEILYANPIASSTFGIASWDLIGRSIQSLYNDLQDAYNIAEVLERDGYVRNYKLICKPEGRNLFKVLLSIQPFIFDHKPALLSIFFHISDR; from the coding sequence ATGAGCGATCGCCCCGAACCATTCAAAGGTGACATTTTAGTTGTAGATGATACCCCTGATAATCTACGGCTTTTGGCATCTATGCTCTCGGAGCAAGGTTATAAAGTGCGGAAGGCAATTAATGGACAGCTAGCTCTAATGGCAGCCCAATCTGCTCCTCCCGACCTAATCTTACTGGATATTAATATGCCAGATATGGATGGTTACGAAGTCTGTGAACGACTGAAACGGGATGTGCAAACCTTGGATATTCCCGTAATCTTCATCAGTGCCTTGGATGATGTTTTAGATAAGGTCAAAGCTTTTAGTGTGGGTGGAGTGGACTATGTGACTAAGCCGTTTCAGTTGCAAGAGGTTCTAGCTCGCATGGATAACCAGTTAGTGGTACGGCGCTTACAAAAACATTTACAGGATCAGAATTTACAACTTAAACAATTACTCCGCGATCGCATCCGTGCCCAAGAATCTTTACGCCAGGCAGAGGAAAAGTATCGAGCTATTTTTGATAACGCCATAGAAGGTATATTTCAAACCAGCGCCGAGGGCGAATATCTCAATGCTAATCAGGCTCTAGCCAATATCTATGGGTATGGTTCTGCCGATGAATTAATTGATGACTTTAATAGTAACGACGTTAAACCCTATGTGAGTATGAGTTTACGCAAGGAGTTTGAAAATACTCTACAGGAATTTGGCTTTGTCTCTGGCTTCGAGTCGCAAATCTATCGGCGGGATGGCAGTACGGCATGGATTCGGGAAAGTATTAATGCGGTGCGGGATCAACAGGATGAAGTTATTTTCTATGTGGGTACGGTGGAAGATATTAGCGATCGCCGTTCCGCAGAAATTGCCGAATCCGCAAGACAAAATATGGATCAGTTACAAACCATTGCCCAAGCCATTCCGTTACCAGTATTAATTAGTCGTACCGCCGATGGGGAGATTCTCTATGCTAATCCGATTGCCAGTAGTACCTTTGGTATTGCCTCTTGGGATTTAATTGGTCGCAGTATTCAATCTTTATATAATGACCTACAGGATGCGTATAATATTGCCGAGGTTTTAGAGCGAGATGGTTATGTCCGCAACTATAAATTGATTTGTAAGCCCGAAGGCAGAAACTTATTCAAGGTACTGCTTTCGATCCAGCCATTTATTTTTGATCATAAGCCCGCTTTACTCAGTATATTTTTTCATATCAGCGATCGCTAA